A stretch of the Planctomycetota bacterium genome encodes the following:
- a CDS encoding SRPBCC family protein, translated as MPRLYMKSLLDAPLEAVWAFHEDTKRGLESLSPPEAEAEVLKADKPAVGAEVIVRAKTPLGRQKVRAVYREWEPPHGSKPHRIAYFVDEARIWPFSQWRHTHRFEETIDEGQTKVWAIDDVRYALPIWAGGVIGARFGAGPQLRKMFKYRHAKLRELLCRRS; from the coding sequence ATGCCGAGGCTGTACATGAAGTCATTGCTCGACGCGCCGCTCGAAGCCGTCTGGGCGTTCCACGAGGACACGAAACGCGGTCTCGAAAGCCTGTCGCCACCTGAAGCCGAGGCCGAGGTCCTCAAAGCCGACAAGCCGGCCGTCGGAGCCGAGGTCATCGTGCGGGCCAAGACGCCGCTCGGCCGGCAGAAGGTCAGAGCCGTCTACCGCGAGTGGGAACCGCCGCACGGGTCTAAGCCGCACCGCATCGCCTACTTCGTCGACGAGGCCAGGATCTGGCCGTTCAGCCAGTGGCGGCACACGCACCGGTTCGAGGAGACCATCGACGAAGGGCAAACCAAGGTCTGGGCCATCGACGACGTTCGCTATGCGCTTCCAATCTGGGCGGGCGGCGTGATCGGAGCCCGCTTCGGTGCCGGGCCGCAGCTGCGGAAAATGTTCAAGTACCGACACGCGAAGCTGCGCGAACTGCTGTGTCGTCGCAGCTAG